In Candidatus Kaistella beijingensis, a genomic segment contains:
- a CDS encoding DUF3109 family protein, with amino-acid sequence MIQIENKLISEDIFSEEFVCNLSKCKGACCVAGEVGAPLEKYETEILDKIFDQVKPYLRPEGVKALEEQGTWTVDPMDGDFVTPMVNGEECAYVIFDERGITKCGIEKAYEDGAVDWQKPISCHLYPIRVNEYSTFTALNYHEWDVCKDACILGKELKVPVYKFLKTPLIRKYGEEFYTTLCEAAEEWNKEFNS; translated from the coding sequence ATGATTCAAATTGAAAATAAATTAATTTCTGAAGATATTTTTTCTGAAGAATTCGTGTGTAACCTCAGCAAATGCAAAGGTGCGTGTTGCGTTGCAGGTGAAGTTGGTGCGCCTTTGGAAAAATATGAAACCGAAATTCTCGATAAAATTTTTGACCAGGTAAAGCCTTATCTTCGTCCTGAAGGAGTGAAAGCTTTGGAAGAACAGGGAACTTGGACGGTCGATCCGATGGATGGCGATTTTGTAACTCCAATGGTGAATGGTGAAGAATGTGCGTATGTGATTTTTGACGAAAGAGGCATCACCAAATGTGGCATCGAAAAAGCGTATGAAGACGGCGCTGTAGATTGGCAAAAACCGATTTCCTGTCACCTTTATCCAATTCGGGTGAATGAATACTCTACCTTCACGGCATTGAATTATCATGAGTGGGATGTCTGCAAAGATGCGTGCATTCTGGGAAAGGAATTGAAAGTGCCTGTTTATAAATTTTTGAAAACTCCTTTAATCAGAAAATACGGTGAAGAATTCTACACCACTCTTTGTGAAGCTGCGGAAGAATGGAACAAAGAATTTAATTCTTAA
- a CDS encoding DUF6427 family protein, whose protein sequence is MFRLLSKESNIFSVPVYIGVLLLIVIGFNFLDYSRLDVISAIITFAGVALGYFCFNAIALNYQTHLPLFLYTAFIFAFYPGDLDIGIAVALFTNSIILLLLTNTEMSVRKNSYILVGAILAINFIFLPTTWPMAIFVVFHIIGTSDRIGLHIFRLFFGAFLIAISYFGIVYFLDYNSWNPAYFPFRNFKPSTDLQNLAWLIPVALMLIHAVMDHFRNFNKKSPTSKFKYAFLLVFSIAQLITIVLYMGKNYEYLLLLALPSSIILSRMLRFLPKYWMREVGLWTIILCLVIFKLTNFFFN, encoded by the coding sequence ATGTTTCGATTACTTTCAAAAGAAAGCAATATTTTTTCAGTTCCTGTTTACATTGGCGTGCTTCTTTTAATTGTAATTGGCTTTAACTTTTTGGATTACAGTAGGTTAGATGTAATTTCCGCCATCATTACTTTTGCGGGTGTTGCTTTGGGATATTTTTGTTTTAATGCGATTGCGCTGAATTATCAAACCCATCTTCCGCTTTTTCTGTATACCGCTTTTATTTTCGCATTTTATCCGGGAGATTTAGACATTGGAATTGCGGTCGCGCTTTTTACCAATTCCATTATTTTGTTGCTTTTAACCAATACCGAAATGTCGGTGCGGAAAAATTCTTATATTTTGGTGGGAGCAATTTTGGCGATTAATTTCATCTTTTTGCCTACAACTTGGCCGATGGCGATTTTCGTAGTTTTCCATATTATTGGGACTTCAGACAGAATAGGGCTGCATATTTTTAGGTTATTTTTTGGTGCGTTTCTCATTGCAATTTCCTACTTTGGAATTGTTTATTTCCTTGATTATAATTCTTGGAATCCTGCTTATTTTCCGTTCAGAAATTTTAAACCTTCGACGGATTTACAAAATCTTGCCTGGTTAATTCCTGTTGCTTTAATGTTGATTCATGCGGTAATGGATCACTTTAGAAATTTTAATAAGAAAAGTCCGACAAGCAAATTCAAGTATGCCTTTTTGTTGGTTTTTTCGATTGCACAATTAATTACGATTGTTTTATACATGGGAAAAAATTACGAGTATTTGCTTTTACTTGCGCTTCCTTCTTCGATTATTTTGAGTAGAATGCTGCGTTTTCTCCCAAAATATTGGATGAGGGAAGTCGGTTTGTGGACGATTATTCTGTGTTTGGTGATTTTTAAACTCACCAACTTTTTCTTTAATTGA
- a CDS encoding universal stress protein: protein MINIVLPIDFSDATDKLLEGALKFAKETRGKICLIHVAPADIGFAIGDMGFQYFPEVEQNEIKEEFLRLNNLQQKVIAHDVDCEHMLKQGVAGDIILEYAKEKNAGYIVMGSHGRSNMYDVFVGSLTKELTRRSPIPVLVIPIH from the coding sequence ATGATTAACATTGTTTTACCCATCGATTTTTCAGATGCGACCGACAAACTTTTGGAAGGTGCATTGAAATTTGCGAAAGAAACCCGCGGAAAAATCTGCCTGATTCACGTTGCACCTGCAGATATTGGTTTTGCGATTGGCGATATGGGTTTCCAATATTTCCCGGAAGTGGAACAGAATGAAATTAAAGAAGAATTTTTGCGCTTGAATAATCTTCAACAAAAAGTAATTGCACACGACGTAGATTGCGAACACATGCTGAAACAAGGCGTTGCAGGAGATATTATTTTGGAATATGCCAAAGAAAAAAATGCAGGCTACATCGTGATGGGTTCACACGGAAGAAGCAATATGTATGATGTTTTCGTAGGAAGTTTAACCAAGGAACTTACGAGAAGGTCACCGATTCCGGTATTGGTGATTCCGATTCATTAG